A genomic region of Tissierella sp. contains the following coding sequences:
- a CDS encoding thioesterase, FlK family: protein MELHELKVGMSKAVQKMVTEDDTTMNFGSGAIKDLLATPTLAALMIEAAVNLADPLLPKDYLTIGKILNINHLQPTTKGMLVTVNATIIEIKNYKIIFEITAYDELGEIGAGYHERYVVKDDFLKQNVEKRTEILRPHP from the coding sequence ATGGAATTGCATGAATTAAAAGTAGGTATGTCTAAAGCTGTTCAAAAGATGGTTACAGAAGATGACACGACTATGAATTTTGGAAGCGGAGCTATAAAGGATTTGTTAGCAACACCGACTTTAGCAGCTTTAATGATTGAAGCAGCAGTAAATTTAGCAGACCCATTACTTCCAAAGGATTACTTAACAATAGGCAAAATATTAAATATCAATCATCTGCAACCTACAACTAAAGGAATGCTTGTTACAGTAAATGCCACTATAATAGAAATTAAGAATTACAAAATTATCTTTGAAATTACTGCATATGATGAATTAGGTGAAATAGGTGCAGGATACCACGAAAGATATGTTGTAAAGGATGATTTTCTTAAACAAAATGTAGAAAAAAGAACAGAAATATTGAGACCTCATCCATAA
- a CDS encoding histidine phosphatase family protein: MTKIIFVRHGEPDYSKVSERKYIGHGRDLAELTVLGREQARKAARDSLLDGAELIVSSPYTRALQTAAIISRERNLDLDIELNLHEWMPDLIFAFDSDEYAINAGKECEAYKGVCPKDMERKWENLEDVFTRANNSLKKYLNYNKIIVVSHGIVMRQFKFERQIPYCGILEVEYDKDFQWCGFIDSD, encoded by the coding sequence ATGACAAAAATAATCTTTGTTAGGCATGGTGAGCCGGATTATTCAAAGGTAAGTGAAAGGAAATATATAGGTCATGGAAGGGATTTGGCAGAATTAACTGTTCTTGGAAGAGAGCAAGCTAGAAAGGCAGCTAGAGATAGTCTATTAGATGGGGCAGAACTAATAGTTTCCTCTCCTTATACAAGAGCCTTACAAACAGCAGCAATTATCTCTAGAGAACGAAATCTAGATCTAGATATAGAGTTAAACTTACATGAATGGATGCCAGATTTAATATTTGCATTTGATTCAGATGAATATGCTATAAATGCTGGTAAAGAGTGTGAAGCCTACAAAGGAGTATGTCCTAAGGATATGGAGAGGAAATGGGAAAACTTAGAAGATGTATTCACTAGAGCTAACAATAGTTTAAAAAAATATTTAAATTATAATAAGATTATTGTTGTAAGTCATGGAATTGTAATGCGACAGTTTAAGTTTGAGAGGCAGATACCATACTGTGGAATTCTAGAAGTGGAATATGATAAGGATTTTCAATGGTGTGGTTTTATAGATTCAGATTAA
- a CDS encoding NAD(P)H-dependent oxidoreductase subunit E — protein MPVKVKICMGTHCTMMGNLNLQESLETLQLEYPEKIEIEAVRCLKFCEDNKAPIVELNGKIITHASSEKVISEILGVIQ, from the coding sequence ATGCCAGTTAAAGTAAAGATTTGCATGGGAACTCATTGTACAATGATGGGGAATTTGAATTTGCAAGAAAGCTTAGAGACTTTACAATTAGAATATCCAGAGAAAATTGAAATTGAAGCAGTAAGATGCTTGAAGTTTTGTGAAGATAATAAAGCACCAATAGTTGAGTTAAATGGTAAAATAATTACACACGCAAGTTCAGAGAAGGTGATTTCAGAAATATTAGGAGTGATTCAATGA
- a CDS encoding flavodoxin family protein translates to MKFCVLMGSTRLKGNTAELLKPFIEELKNDKADVVYIALAEKDILPCKGCYACQNINDSYGCVQHDDVLGIMEEIISSDCIVLATPIYSWYCTSQMKALLDRHYGLNKFYGSAKGSLWEGKNLAIIATHGYDAEYGTSPFETGIKRLCKHSNLNYMGMYSVRDEDNLASFQTKEAVNGAREFARKLLNIVGE, encoded by the coding sequence ATGAAATTTTGTGTATTAATGGGAAGCACTAGATTAAAAGGAAACACCGCTGAATTATTAAAACCATTCATAGAAGAATTGAAGAATGATAAGGCTGATGTTGTATATATAGCTTTGGCAGAAAAAGATATTTTGCCATGCAAAGGATGTTATGCCTGCCAGAATATTAATGATAGCTATGGATGTGTGCAGCATGATGATGTATTAGGAATCATGGAGGAAATAATTTCTTCTGATTGTATTGTATTAGCTACACCAATATATTCCTGGTATTGTACATCACAAATGAAAGCTTTACTTGATCGTCATTATGGTCTTAATAAGTTCTATGGTAGTGCAAAAGGTTCTTTATGGGAAGGGAAAAACTTAGCTATAATTGCAACACATGGCTATGATGCAGAATATGGTACAAGTCCCTTTGAGACAGGAATTAAAAGACTATGTAAACACTCAAATTTAAATTACATGGGTATGTATTCTGTAAGAGATGAGGATAATCTAGCATCATTTCAGACTAAAGAAGCAGTTAATGGAGCTAGAGAATTTGCTAGGAAGTTACTAAATATTGTAGGGGAGTGA
- a CDS encoding GNAT family N-acetyltransferase: MGANREFRKLNLSDLELVVQMENSFRSNFIVEENARDFLFNPNNWIFACIGENKIIGFAYGYELNRIDNQGNMLYTHEVGVLPQYQNQGIGFQILTGIKNLCKVRGICRFFLITQKHNTPACKLYEKSGGKKRSDLQDDDVTYFFNIVE; the protein is encoded by the coding sequence ATGGGGGCAAATAGGGAATTTAGAAAACTGAATCTTTCAGATTTAGAGCTAGTTGTACAAATGGAAAATAGTTTTCGAAGTAACTTTATCGTTGAAGAAAATGCTAGAGATTTTCTCTTCAATCCGAATAATTGGATTTTTGCATGTATTGGAGAAAACAAAATTATTGGTTTTGCATATGGGTATGAGCTCAATCGTATAGACAATCAAGGGAATATGCTATATACTCATGAAGTGGGTGTACTTCCACAGTATCAGAATCAGGGAATAGGATTTCAAATTCTTACAGGTATAAAGAATCTTTGTAAAGTAAGGGGCATCTGTAGATTCTTTTTAATTACACAGAAACATAATACTCCAGCTTGTAAGTTATATGAAAAATCTGGGGGTAAGAAAAGAAGTGATCTGCAAGATGATGATGTAACATATTTTTTTAATATAGTAGAGTGA
- a CDS encoding 4Fe-4S dicluster domain-containing protein produces the protein MRGLFTPITYIRRQVFTEIAKIAWEECDPSEVDDIPYKVISGEVPQYRGSIFHERAIVAARARLGLGLDRKPNAENSRLSRDIDDAVVTHSIIKEPLVNVIPFACEACPSSKHFVTDNCRKCIAHPCVIVCPVNAVSIGKDRAIIDKEKCIDCGKCAKACQYHAIMKLDRPCQVACGVDAIESDELGRAKINYDKCVSCGMCIVNCPFAAITDKTDIFQLVLAIKAREKVHAIIAPSFVGQFGPFATPGKIVRAAKDLGFTEIIEVALGADVAAKHEAEMFPELVPEKQPFLGTSCCPSWTMTAKKFFPDLYQYISSSNTPMVETAKAIKKRSPDGKIVFIGPCVSKKIEAMEDEVRPYVDFVITYEELAAIFVAANIDVSEIEEDEVVADASTKGRNFAFASGVAASVKASIEEAHPGTEIPTHNANGLSDCRKMLAMAKAGKFNGYLLEGMACPGGCVGGPGTLLPTEKGEKEAKDFAKKSPYNTAFENPFLGD, from the coding sequence ATAAGAGGATTATTTACGCCTATTACTTACATAAGGAGACAAGTATTCACAGAAATAGCAAAGATAGCTTGGGAAGAATGCGATCCATCAGAAGTAGATGATATTCCATATAAGGTAATAAGTGGAGAAGTGCCTCAATACAGAGGGAGTATTTTCCATGAAAGAGCAATTGTCGCTGCTAGAGCAAGATTAGGATTAGGGTTGGATAGAAAACCAAATGCCGAAAATTCTCGTTTATCCAGGGATATTGATGATGCTGTAGTTACACATAGTATAATTAAAGAACCTCTAGTTAATGTAATTCCGTTTGCCTGTGAAGCTTGCCCAAGTTCAAAGCATTTTGTTACGGATAATTGCAGAAAATGTATAGCTCATCCATGTGTTATAGTTTGTCCAGTAAATGCTGTTTCCATAGGCAAAGATAGAGCCATAATAGATAAAGAAAAATGTATAGATTGTGGGAAATGCGCAAAGGCATGCCAATATCATGCTATTATGAAATTAGATAGACCTTGTCAAGTTGCATGTGGAGTAGATGCAATAGAATCAGATGAGTTAGGTAGAGCAAAGATAAATTATGATAAATGTGTAAGCTGTGGTATGTGTATAGTTAATTGTCCATTTGCAGCTATTACTGATAAAACTGATATATTTCAATTGGTTCTTGCTATAAAGGCTAGAGAAAAGGTACATGCCATAATAGCTCCATCTTTTGTAGGACAATTTGGGCCTTTTGCAACTCCAGGAAAAATTGTAAGAGCTGCCAAGGATTTGGGATTTACAGAAATAATTGAAGTAGCATTAGGTGCTGATGTGGCAGCTAAGCATGAAGCTGAAATGTTTCCAGAATTAGTGCCAGAAAAACAACCATTTTTAGGCACATCCTGTTGTCCATCTTGGACAATGACTGCGAAAAAGTTTTTCCCAGACCTATACCAATATATTTCTTCATCTAATACGCCAATGGTTGAAACCGCCAAGGCTATAAAAAAGAGAAGTCCAGATGGAAAAATAGTATTTATAGGACCATGTGTTTCTAAAAAGATTGAAGCTATGGAAGATGAAGTCAGACCATATGTTGACTTTGTAATTACCTATGAAGAACTTGCTGCAATATTTGTAGCGGCAAATATAGATGTTTCCGAAATTGAAGAGGATGAAGTTGTAGCAGATGCATCGACAAAAGGAAGAAATTTTGCTTTTGCATCAGGAGTTGCTGCTTCAGTGAAGGCAAGTATTGAAGAAGCCCACCCAGGAACAGAAATACCAACACACAATGCAAACGGTTTATCAGATTGTCGCAAAATGCTTGCAATGGCAAAAGCAGGAAAGTTTAATGGATATTTACTAGAAGGTATGGCATGTCCAGGCGGATGTGTTGGTGGACCTGGAACATTATTACCAACTGAAAAGGGTGAAAAAGAAGCAAAAGATTTTGCAAAAAAATCTCCATATAATACAGCATTTGAAAATCCTTTTTTAGGGGATTAG
- a CDS encoding class I SAM-dependent methyltransferase has product MKEIEQWYDEKYDEWERLGRHKIEFDITKRYLDEYLTGENLEIFDIGGGPGRYSIYLAGKGHSVSLLDLSSRNIEVAKEKSAERGIVLEDYIHGNALELSKYEQKYDVILLMGPLYHLIKESDRRAALEGALRLLKANGIIVASFISNYAPIQDYLKGLYPIESVDELLGYLKDGENQVDKGFTTAYFTDYKEAKDLMSSFGLTEIVFAGVENILGSKEIEINSLEENEYAKWLEIGYQLSQDENLMGTSEHFLYIGRK; this is encoded by the coding sequence ATGAAAGAAATTGAACAATGGTATGATGAGAAATATGATGAATGGGAAAGACTTGGAAGACATAAAATTGAATTCGATATTACTAAAAGGTATCTTGACGAGTATCTGACTGGTGAAAACTTAGAGATATTTGATATTGGTGGAGGGCCTGGTAGATATTCTATATATTTAGCTGGAAAAGGCCATAGTGTATCTTTGCTTGATTTATCAAGTAGAAATATTGAGGTGGCAAAAGAAAAATCAGCAGAGAGAGGAATTGTACTAGAAGATTATATACATGGTAATGCATTGGAATTGAGTAAATACGAGCAAAAATATGATGTTATTTTGCTAATGGGGCCTTTATATCATCTAATAAAAGAATCTGACAGGAGAGCTGCCCTTGAGGGTGCTTTAAGATTGTTGAAAGCCAATGGAATTATAGTTGCTTCATTTATATCAAATTATGCTCCTATACAAGATTATCTTAAGGGACTATATCCAATAGAATCAGTAGATGAACTACTTGGGTACTTGAAAGACGGTGAAAATCAAGTAGATAAAGGATTTACAACGGCTTACTTCACTGACTATAAAGAAGCAAAGGACTTAATGAGTAGCTTTGGGTTAACAGAAATAGTTTTTGCTGGTGTTGAAAACATACTAGGATCTAAAGAAATAGAAATTAACTCTTTAGAGGAAAATGAGTATGCAAAGTGGCTGGAAATTGGTTATCAACTAAGTCAGGATGAAAACCTAATGGGTACTAGTGAACATTTTTTATATATTGGAAGGAAATAA
- a CDS encoding HAD-IIIA family hydrolase, which yields MLKIEAVFLDRDGTIGGDGHFIHPNEFQPYENFFEAIEKLKEKEIKIFAFTNQHRIYRGEAKVEDFRKEFEAYGFTDSYICPHEMNSSCECQKPKPGMLIQAAKDYNLNLANCVVIGDVGTDMMAANSVGAIRILVKTGWGEGSLNEYRHLWKEIDSDYIADDILDAINWLMSKYC from the coding sequence ATGTTGAAAATCGAAGCTGTTTTTTTAGATCGTGATGGTACTATTGGTGGAGATGGTCATTTTATTCATCCAAATGAATTTCAACCATATGAGAACTTCTTTGAGGCAATAGAAAAATTAAAGGAAAAAGAGATAAAGATATTCGCATTTACAAATCAGCATAGGATATATAGGGGAGAAGCAAAGGTTGAGGACTTTAGAAAAGAGTTTGAAGCTTATGGTTTTACAGATTCATATATATGTCCTCATGAGATGAATTCAAGCTGTGAATGTCAAAAACCAAAACCAGGGATGTTGATCCAAGCAGCTAAAGATTATAATTTGAATTTAGCAAATTGTGTTGTTATCGGTGATGTTGGCACTGATATGATGGCAGCAAACTCTGTGGGAGCAATTAGGATTCTAGTAAAGACAGGATGGGGTGAAGGAAGTTTAAATGAGTATAGACATCTTTGGAAAGAAATTGATTCGGATTACATAGCTGACGACATATTAGATGCAATAAACTGGCTGATGAGTAAATACTGTTAA
- a CDS encoding histidine phosphatase family protein, whose protein sequence is MKNIITIQHTQSVQHTNRMLGGWADWDLTEVGIEQAKRIGENLSQEIKDKKYIMYSSDLLRAKNTSKIVAGFLGIRPIPTNLLREINLGEANGKSKEWARENDLGQIKTIDDKQYNGAESRRELWNRLLEFHSEIMESTEENIIIVSHGITLGIFHSIWLGLDVEMLNRCGMQGGSGGVSFMHEDSDKKRIISRLGDRSYVR, encoded by the coding sequence ATGAAAAACATAATTACAATACAGCATACACAATCCGTTCAGCACACAAATAGAATGCTTGGCGGATGGGCAGACTGGGATTTAACTGAGGTTGGAATTGAGCAAGCTAAACGAATCGGTGAGAATCTTTCCCAAGAAATCAAGGACAAAAAATACATCATGTATTCATCTGATTTACTGCGGGCAAAGAATACATCAAAAATTGTAGCAGGTTTTTTGGGTATTAGGCCGATACCAACTAACCTGTTGAGGGAAATAAATTTGGGTGAGGCGAATGGAAAATCAAAAGAATGGGCGCGGGAAAACGATTTGGGTCAGATAAAAACTATTGATGATAAACAATATAACGGCGCAGAATCCAGGAGAGAACTTTGGAATCGTCTTTTAGAATTTCACAGTGAAATAATGGAGAGTACAGAAGAAAATATTATTATTGTTTCTCATGGCATCACTTTGGGCATATTTCACTCAATATGGCTTGGTTTGGATGTTGAAATGCTTAATAGATGCGGTATGCAGGGTGGTTCAGGCGGTGTATCATTCATGCATGAAGATTCGGATAAAAAACGCATTATATCTCGTTTGGGTGACCGCTCATATGTTAGATAA
- a CDS encoding serine hydrolase gives MLKRLLSVLLVFTMIFAMASTSLATPQAISFSLNGTEFSNGVYVNEEKIVMLPLRQISEELGYTVTWNNLERSVTLSKESDVIEIKIGESIINANGGSLEMGSKAIIKEGKTFVPVELFSNPLDLIVGWDNKHQILNINEAIENTEEFFNISTDEAISNSLETYMKALEKNQNFYGSVLVAKEGNILLNEGYGFANFEQNTLNKSQTKFAIGSVTKQFTAIAIMQLSEKGLINVEDKLSKYLPDFPNGDSITIHNLLTHSSGLANFTELPEFYALSLDSQGPMDILNLVKDKPLIFSPGDEFIYNNTNYLILGILIEKLSEMTYEDYLHENIFVPIGMNNTGVSYGKDKDLYDATAYSGYLDLVPIDDEILLRGAHAAGSMYSTVEDLYRWDQVLYTEKLVKNETKDQIFKEHIAMPGAGSYGYGWMISDSGIGKIIFHGGNTLGLTANIVRLIDVDLTIIILSNTGYYDTTKLTNTLTSIALGGPYELPETLVEFKIEDADLYNKYVGEYELAPQVIYTITREENRIFAQLTGQEKFEIFPTSETEFFYKVVDAKIKFIKDVEGNVTSLILYQSGMEMPATKVK, from the coding sequence ATGTTAAAAAGATTATTATCAGTTTTATTAGTATTTACTATGATATTTGCTATGGCAAGTACTAGCTTGGCTACTCCTCAAGCAATTAGCTTTTCATTAAATGGTACGGAGTTTTCTAATGGAGTTTATGTAAACGAAGAAAAGATAGTAATGCTACCATTGCGCCAGATATCTGAGGAGTTAGGCTATACTGTAACATGGAATAATCTAGAGAGGAGTGTTACACTTTCGAAAGAATCTGATGTTATTGAAATAAAGATTGGTGAATCTATAATTAATGCAAATGGAGGAAGCCTAGAGATGGGCTCAAAGGCTATCATCAAGGAAGGAAAAACCTTTGTCCCAGTAGAGTTATTTAGTAATCCTTTAGATCTAATAGTAGGATGGGATAATAAACATCAAATACTAAATATAAATGAAGCAATAGAGAATACAGAAGAATTTTTTAATATCTCTACAGATGAAGCAATCTCCAATAGCTTAGAAACTTACATGAAAGCCTTAGAGAAAAATCAGAATTTTTATGGTAGTGTTTTAGTCGCTAAAGAAGGAAATATCCTTCTTAATGAAGGATATGGGTTTGCAAATTTCGAACAGAATACTTTAAATAAATCTCAAACTAAATTTGCTATTGGCTCTGTAACAAAACAATTTACAGCAATAGCAATTATGCAGCTTAGTGAAAAAGGATTAATAAATGTGGAAGATAAGCTTTCAAAATATCTTCCTGATTTTCCAAATGGAGATTCAATAACTATTCATAACCTATTAACTCATTCGTCAGGTCTTGCGAATTTTACAGAGTTACCTGAATTTTACGCATTGAGCTTAGATAGTCAAGGGCCGATGGATATATTAAATCTAGTAAAGGATAAGCCACTAATATTTAGCCCTGGTGATGAATTTATCTACAATAATACTAATTATCTAATACTAGGAATCTTAATAGAAAAACTATCAGAAATGACTTACGAAGATTATTTGCATGAAAATATATTTGTACCTATTGGTATGAATAACACAGGCGTATCTTATGGGAAAGATAAGGACTTATATGATGCAACTGCATATTCTGGATATTTAGATCTTGTTCCTATAGATGATGAAATATTGTTACGAGGAGCTCATGCTGCTGGAAGCATGTACTCAACTGTAGAAGACTTATATAGATGGGATCAGGTTCTATATACAGAGAAATTGGTAAAAAATGAAACTAAGGATCAAATATTTAAAGAGCATATAGCTATGCCAGGAGCAGGAAGCTATGGTTATGGATGGATGATTTCTGACTCTGGAATTGGTAAGATAATTTTCCACGGAGGCAATACATTAGGACTTACTGCTAATATAGTAAGACTTATAGATGTGGATTTAACTATTATAATCTTATCAAATACTGGCTATTATGATACGACTAAATTAACAAATACATTGACTTCAATAGCTCTAGGTGGTCCTTATGAATTACCAGAGACACTAGTAGAATTTAAAATAGAGGATGCAGATTTATATAATAAGTATGTAGGAGAGTATGAGTTAGCTCCTCAAGTTATTTATACAATTACTAGGGAAGAGAATAGGATTTTTGCTCAACTAACTGGTCAAGAGAAATTTGAAATATTCCCAACTTCAGAAACTGAATTCTTTTACAAAGTAGTAGATGCAAAGATTAAATTTATAAAAGATGTAGAAGGGAATGTAACTAGCTTGATACTATATCAAAGTGGTATGGAGATGCCTGCAACTAAAGTTAAATAG
- a CDS encoding S41 family peptidase — translation MKKIRLVIILCVISMVCGPINQIYSNAQSINKNQMFHDIKKKQENNNEFDNGSKIGKITLSEENISNLTLLGKVWGFLKYYHPKVAEGKYNWDYELFRILPKVIDVDKATRDKNLYSWIESQGEFKIKDKIKPVLGEVKIAANLDWITNSNLSKELVLQLTNIKNAERTGINNYVSLHWNVGNPNFKNEKPYEAMKYPDVGYQMLSLYRYWNIIEYYFPYKNLIEENWDGVLEEFIPKFINASNELEYKLAALELIGRVHDTHADIYGNPTLYDYFGVSLSPVKISFIENKAVVTGYYNEDLGKKSGLQLGDIIVGINKKPINNVVEDRLKYYPASNYPTKLRNISSDLLRSNDDFLDIEFIRENKKISSKIQCYPIDKIYANNSSTKKDCFKLINSDIGYIYPGTIKNKYISEIMTKTKNTKGLIIDLRCYPSEFIVFTLGSYLVPEKSEFAKITTGSTFDPGVFRMKTPIKVGKKNLDYYKGKVVIIVNEETQSQAEYTAMAFKTAPNVTVIGSTTAGADGNVSEFYLPGKIYTMISGIGIYYPNGGETQRIGIVPDIEVHPTIEGIKEGRDELLEKAIEIIKGQ, via the coding sequence ATGAAAAAAATTAGATTAGTTATTATTTTATGTGTTATTAGCATGGTGTGTGGTCCTATAAATCAAATTTACAGCAATGCACAGTCTATAAATAAAAATCAAATGTTTCATGATATAAAAAAGAAACAAGAAAATAATAATGAATTTGACAATGGTTCAAAGATTGGAAAAATTACATTATCTGAAGAAAATATAAGCAATTTAACTTTACTAGGAAAAGTATGGGGATTTTTAAAGTATTATCACCCTAAGGTTGCAGAAGGGAAATATAATTGGGATTATGAATTATTTAGGATTTTACCTAAGGTTATAGATGTAGATAAAGCCACTAGAGATAAGAACTTGTATAGTTGGATAGAGAGTCAAGGAGAGTTCAAAATTAAAGATAAAATCAAGCCAGTATTAGGAGAAGTTAAGATAGCTGCAAACTTAGACTGGATTACAAATTCAAATTTATCAAAAGAGCTTGTATTGCAGCTTACTAACATTAAGAATGCAGAAAGAACAGGAATTAATAATTATGTGAGTTTGCATTGGAATGTTGGAAACCCTAACTTTAAGAATGAAAAGCCATATGAAGCTATGAAATACCCTGATGTTGGTTATCAAATGCTTTCCTTATATAGATATTGGAACATAATTGAATATTACTTTCCCTATAAAAATTTGATAGAAGAAAATTGGGATGGTGTATTAGAAGAGTTTATTCCAAAGTTTATTAATGCTTCAAATGAATTAGAATACAAACTTGCTGCCCTAGAATTAATAGGGAGAGTTCACGATACCCATGCAGATATTTATGGCAATCCTACACTGTATGATTATTTTGGTGTGAGCCTTTCACCAGTAAAGATAAGTTTTATAGAAAATAAAGCAGTAGTTACAGGATATTATAATGAAGATTTGGGAAAAAAATCTGGACTGCAATTAGGAGATATAATTGTTGGTATTAATAAAAAACCTATTAATAATGTAGTGGAGGATAGGCTAAAGTATTACCCTGCATCAAACTATCCTACAAAATTAAGGAATATAAGTAGTGATTTATTGAGAAGCAATGATGATTTTTTAGATATAGAGTTTATTCGTGAAAATAAAAAAATATCGTCTAAAATTCAATGTTATCCTATAGATAAAATTTATGCCAATAATTCTAGCACAAAAAAAGATTGTTTTAAACTTATTAATTCCGATATTGGCTATATTTATCCAGGTACCATAAAGAACAAATATATTTCAGAGATAATGACTAAAACAAAAAATACTAAGGGATTAATAATTGATTTAAGATGTTATCCATCAGAATTTATTGTATTTACATTAGGAAGCTATTTAGTGCCTGAAAAGAGCGAATTTGCAAAGATAACCACAGGAAGCACATTTGATCCAGGTGTGTTCAGGATGAAAACGCCGATTAAGGTAGGAAAAAAGAATCTAGACTACTATAAAGGCAAAGTAGTTATAATTGTAAATGAAGAAACTCAAAGCCAGGCAGAATATACAGCTATGGCATTTAAAACGGCACCTAATGTAACTGTTATTGGCAGTACTACAGCTGGGGCAGATGGTAATGTATCAGAATTTTATCTTCCTGGGAAAATTTATACAATGATAAGTGGAATAGGAATATATTATCCTAACGGTGGTGAAACACAGCGAATAGGTATTGTCCCAGATATAGAAGTACATCCAACCATTGAAGGAATTAAAGAAGGTAGAGACGAATTATTAGAAAAGGCCATTGAAATTATTAAAGGGCAATAA
- a CDS encoding YdcF family protein: protein MKKPYDCITELVFVENHISQADIILVPGGSHPQQMERAAELYHRGLAPYILPSGGYNSKINETEWNFLRRIGLELGVPKEAILKEDQAKNTFDNARNSWEVIESMNLNVNNVILACKAHHSRRALMTYQTVFPGNIKFMVSAIIDERDIKKDNWFLKEEKIKIVMTEVEKIGKYFGHYILNWGIL from the coding sequence ATGAAGAAACCTTATGATTGCATAACTGAGCTTGTATTTGTCGAAAACCATATCTCACAAGCAGATATTATATTGGTGCCTGGTGGCAGTCATCCACAACAGATGGAGAGAGCTGCAGAACTTTACCATAGAGGCTTAGCACCATATATTTTGCCTTCAGGAGGGTATAATTCAAAAATTAACGAAACTGAATGGAATTTTTTAAGAAGGATTGGATTAGAGCTAGGTGTACCTAAAGAAGCAATACTAAAAGAAGATCAAGCTAAAAATACCTTCGATAATGCAAGAAATTCTTGGGAAGTAATAGAATCAATGAACTTAAATGTAAATAATGTGATATTGGCATGTAAAGCACATCACTCACGTCGAGCTTTAATGACTTATCAAACAGTATTTCCAGGAAATATTAAGTTTATGGTTTCTGCAATTATAGATGAGAGGGATATAAAAAAAGATAATTGGTTCTTAAAAGAGGAAAAGATTAAGATAGTAATGACTGAAGTAGAGAAAATTGGTAAATATTTTGGTCATTATATATTGAACTGGGGAATTTTATAA
- a CDS encoding DUF4440 domain-containing protein, whose product MRLEQQILKYENDFFVKKFCDDIQNLNDRIHDEFIEFGKSGQVFDKNSIIEYLNNLDNDKNVEILAFKIDEIKEDLIIAHYLAYEIDLEIKTLRTSIWKKEFSDWKLYFHQGTVTKIDIIE is encoded by the coding sequence ATGAGGTTAGAACAGCAGATATTGAAATATGAGAATGACTTTTTTGTGAAAAAGTTTTGTGATGATATACAAAATCTAAATGATAGAATTCACGATGAATTTATTGAATTTGGGAAATCAGGGCAAGTTTTTGATAAGAATTCAATCATAGAGTATTTGAATAACTTAGATAATGATAAGAATGTTGAGATACTTGCCTTTAAAATAGACGAAATTAAGGAAGATTTAATAATTGCACACTATCTTGCATATGAAATAGATTTAGAAATAAAAACATTAAGAACTTCCATATGGAAAAAAGAATTTTCAGATTGGAAATTATATTTTCATCAAGGAACTGTAACTAAAATAGATATAATTGAATAG